The nucleotide window CTAAAAAATTAAATAAGCCGTTGGAACATACTTTACTTTATGGCCCGCCGGGAGTAGGTAAAACTTCATTAGCTCACATAATAGCTAATGAAATGAAAGTTAATTTAAAAATTGTTCCTTCGACAAATATTCAAACTCTACCTGATTTAATAGGGGTTTTAAATTCATTAAATGATTTTGATGTTTTATTTATTGACGAAATACATAGTTTGAAATTGGAATATTCAGAAATGTTATATTCAGCTCTTGAAGATAATGTTTTGGATTTATTAATTGGTAAAAATTACAATTCTAAGACAATTAGAGTAAATTTGCCTAAATTCACTCTAATAGCAGCAACAACTAATTTAGGAGCTTTACCAAAAGCTCTAGAAGAAAGATTTGGATATATCTTTTTTATTGATTGTTATAGCGAAGAAGAATTAATTACTCTAATTAAAAGAGTTCTTAATTTATGGAGGCTAAATCTTAATGAAGAAGAAATAACAACAATTGTTTCTAATTCGAGGGGAATTCCTAGAAATGCTAATAGAATATTGCGAAGAGTTTTGGATTATAAAACTATTAATAATAAATGTGAAATTCAAGAAATTATTAAAGAATGCGGTTTTGTTTATATGGGTTTAACTGAAAGTGATATTAAATATTTAGTATTTTTAAAAAATAGTTTGAATTTCACTTCAGGAATTAAATCTATAGTTCAAGGAACTAATATAGATGAGTCTACTTTAATAAAGAAAATAGAACCTTATTTAGTTTGAAAAGGCTATATTTCTAAAACTAATAAAGGTAGGATTTTGACAGAAAAAGGAGAAAAAATATTGAGTAAATATAAAAAATGAAAAAGTAGAGCAAATAATTAGAACTTAAAATAAAGAGGTAACTTGTTAAGTATTTTCCGAAGCTAAAAATGCTTCTGATCAGGGCTGACATGCGTTTTTAAAGTTTTTTGACAATTGATTAAGAATTAATAATTTATAAACTAAAGATTCTCAATTAAATTATTAAGGGCTAGTAAAGGATTTCTTGGAAATGATAGGCGATGAAGGACGTGCAAATCTGCGAAAAGTATCGGGGAGTCGATTAGAGACCTTGATCCGGTAATCTCCGAATGTGGAAACACAGTAGAAACTAATCTTTCTACTATTGTTGGGTGAATTAAATAACCCGACAAGGCGAACTCGGCGAAGTGAAACATCTCAGTAGCCGGAGGAAAAGAAAACGAAGCGATTCCCTCAGTAGTGGTGAGCGGAAGGGGAAAAGGCTAAACCGAAAGATCTAGACGAAATTTCGGGGTTGTAGGACCTCGATAAAGCTATTTTGAAATGTAGTGGAAAATCACTGGAATGTGATGTTATAAAGGGTGATAGCCCCGTACATTAAACATCGAGAAAAGCTTGAGGTATCCTGAGTAGGGCGGGACATGTGAACCCTGTTTGAATCTGCCCCGACCATGGGGTAAGCCTAAATACTAATCATTTACCGATAGTGAATAAGTACTGTGAAGGAAAGATGAAAAAGAACCCAGATATGGGAGTGAAATAGAACTTGAAATTACTAGCCTACAAAGAGTCGAAGCACATTAATGTGTGACGGCGTGCGTTTTGAAGTATGAGCCGGAGAGTTATTGTAAGTTGCAAAGTTAAGCCGTGAAAAAGGTGGAGCTGGAGCGAAAGCAAGTCTTAATAGGGCGTTAAGTAGCTTACAATAGACCCGAAAGGGGACGAGCTATTCATGAGCAGGTTGAAATTTGGATAAAACTAGATGAAGGACTGAACCGACTGTCGTTGAAATGATAGCGGAGGACTTGTGAATAGAGGTGAAATTCCAATCGAGTTCCCTGATAGCTGGTTTTTGTCGATATAGTTTTAGGACTAGCGTCAAATAAATTGATAATTGGAGGTAAAGCACTAAATCTATAAGGGCACTTCGCTGTGTACTAAATAGAATTAAACTCTGAATTCCAGTTATTTTACTTTGGCAGTGAGACTATTTGGGATAAGCTTTATAGTCGTGAGGGAAAGAGCCCAGACCAACAAATAAGGTCCCTAAATTAAGCTAAGTGGAAAAGGAAGTCAAAATTCATAAACAACTAGGATGTTGGCTTAGAAGCAGCCATCATTTAAAGAGTGCGTAATAGCTCACTAGTCTAGTTTTTTGGCGCCGCAAGTACAACGGGGCTAAGCTTAATACCGAATTTTTGGATTTAAGATTTAATAATTTTAAGTGGTAGACAAATGTTGTATAAGGGTTGAAGTTTGAACGAGAGTATAAATGGACTTTATACAAGTAAGAATTCCGGCGTAAGTAACGAATGAAAGTGAGAATCTTTCTAGCCGATTGATCAAGGTTTCCGGGGCTAGGTTCGTCCTCCTCGGGTTAGTCGATCCTAAGGTGAGGCCGAAAGGCGTAGCCGATGGACAACAGGTTAATATTCCTGTACTACCTTAGATTGTCAACGGGCGGACAAAAGAGGTTAAAGTAAAAGGATTATTGGATTTCCTTCTAAGTTTCGAAGCAAGTCGAGGCTGAAAATCACCCCGACATTAATTGCAAGAAACGAATGCTATTTTTGGTAGGGATATCAGGAAGAATTACTACCAATCTCTTTTCGCGAAAAAACTCTAGACTTAAATCTAAGGTATTCGTACCGAAACCGAACACACGTGATCAAGGAGAATATCCTAAGGCTAGCGAGCTAACTACAGTTAAGGAACTCTGCAAATTAACTCTGTAACTTAGGGAGAAAGAGTGCCCCAGAAGGAATCTGGGGCCACAGTAAAGAACGAGGGCGAACTGTTTAACAAAAACACAGCTATATGCAAAATTCGAATATGAAGTATATGTGGCGACACCTGCCCGGTGCCAGAAGGTCAAAGAAGGTTGTTAGGCTAGCTTCGGCTAGCCAAAGCTTCTAACTTAAGCCCTGGTGAACGGCGGCCGTAACTATAACGGTCCTAAGGTAGCGAAATTCCTTGTCAGGTAAATTCTGTCCCGCTTGAATGGTGTAATCAGCTCTTGACTGTCTCGACTGTAGGCTCGGTGAAATCCTGGCGAGAGTGAAGACACTCTCTTGCCGCTACGGGACGAACAGACCCTATGAAGCTTTACTGTAACTTGATATTGTAAAGAGTTTTTGATATTAGAGAATATGTAGGAGACTAGGAAGATGATGCGCTAGTATTGTTGGAGTCGACAGTGGAATACTACAATTTCAATGACTTTTTGCTTACATATTGCCATAAATCTGGTGTATGGACAGTGTTAGGTGGGCAGTTTGACTGGGGCGGTTGCCTCCCAAATTGTAACGGAGGCGTTCAAAGGTACACTTAGCGCGAATGGAAATCGCGCAGAAAGGGTAATACTATATGTGTGCTTGATTGTGAGACAAACAAGTCGACCAAGTAAGAAATTAGGATATAGTGATCCGGTGGTTCCAAATGGAAGGGCCATCGCTCAACGGATAAAAGCTACTCTAGGGATAACAGGGTAATAATCTCCAAGAGTTCATATCGACGAGATTGTTTGCTACCTCGATGTCGACTCATCTTATCCTGGGGGTGAAGCAGCTCCCAAGGGTTCGGCTGTTCGCCGATTAAAAAGATACGTGAGTTGGGTTCAAACCGTCGTGAGACAGGTTGGTCTCTATCTATAGCGGCTGAAGGAAATTTGAGAGGATTCATTCCTAGTACGAGAGGACCGGAATGAACATACCTCTGTTGTACCAGTTGTTTTGCCAGAAGCATTGCTGGATAGATAAGTATGGATTAGATAAACGCTGAAAGCATCTAAGTGTGAAACTAACCTCAAAAAAATTTCCCTCTTTAAGTGGAACTTAAAGATAAGCATGGTGGCAGACTACCACCTCGATAGGCTACAAATGTAAGTACAGTAATGTATTAAGTTAAGTAGTACTAATTATGCGAAAGATTTAATGAGAATCTTTAAAAATTTATTATTTAATTCTTAATTATTGTTATTTTGTGCAGTCAGGATACTATGGTGGAAATACCTATATCCATTCCGAACATAGCCGTCAAGCACCATAGGCTCAATTTGGCCTTAGGACAAGAGCTTCTTTGAGTTGACTGCACTATTTATTTTTCAGACATTTTTTAATCTAAAATAATTTTTTTCTTTATTACTTAGTTAATTATTAAAAGAGAGTAAAAATACTCTTTTTAATAAATTAAAAAAAAGTTAAGAGATTCTAAATAAATAGTAGAGTTAACAACATTTCTAATTTTTAAATCAATCAATTAGGCCTAAAAAAGGCCTAATTGATTAAAAAATTATTTAGGATTTATTATTCAGTTTTCTTTTTGACTTAAATAAGTTTTA belongs to Mycoplasma parvum str. Indiana and includes:
- the ruvB gene encoding Holliday junction branch migration DNA helicase RuvB: MKLDISNLRPSNLNEFIGKPEIIKSLKIGIEVAKKLNKPLEHTLLYGPPGVGKTSLAHIIANEMKVNLKIVPSTNIQTLPDLIGVLNSLNDFDVLFIDEIHSLKLEYSEMLYSALEDNVLDLLIGKNYNSKTIRVNLPKFTLIAATTNLGALPKALEERFGYIFFIDCYSEEELITLIKRVLNLWRLNLNEEEITTIVSNSRGIPRNANRILRRVLDYKTINNKCEIQEIIKECGFVYMGLTESDIKYLVFLKNSLNFTSGIKSIVQGTNIDESTLIKKIEPYLVWKGYISKTNKGRILTEKGEKILSKYKKWKSRANN